In a genomic window of Sus scrofa isolate TJ Tabasco breed Duroc chromosome 4, Sscrofa11.1, whole genome shotgun sequence:
- the ACP6 gene encoding lysophosphatidic acid phosphatase type 6 — protein sequence MISGLFRVRLWAPVGVFTSLVHCLHQRRVALAELRGADDQKAVDQSLLELKMVQVVFRHGARSPLKPLPQEEQVEWKPQLLEVPPQTQFDYTVTNLVGGPKPHSPFDSQYQKTTLKGGVFAGQLTKVGMQQMFALGERLRKKYVEDTPFLSPTFNPVEVFIRSTNIYRNLESTRCLLAGLFQRQKEGPIVIHTDEASSEVLYPNYQNCWSLQERTRGRKQAAALQPGISEDLETVKEGMGIASGDRVDFLILFDNVAAEQVHSLPSCPTLRRFARMIERRAVDTALYILQREDREGLQMAVGPFLHILESNLLKAADPATPSGKTRKLYLYAAHDVTLMPLLMVLGIFDHKWPPFAVDLTMELYQHRKSKEWFVQLYYHGEEQVPKGCPDRLCPLDKFLNAMSVYSLSPEKYHTLCSEAQVTGLGSGE from the exons ATGATCTCCGGTCTCTTCAGGGTGCGCCTGTGGGCCCCAGTGGGCGTCTTCACGTCGCTGGTACATTGTCTCCACCAGCGGCGGGTGGCCCTGGCCGAGCTGCGGGGGGCGGACGACCAAAAGGCAGTCGACCAAAGCTTGCTGGAGCTGAAAATGGTGCAAGTCGTGTTTCGACACGGGGCGCGGAGTCCTCTCAAGCCGCTCCCGCAGGAGGAGCAG GTGGAGTGGAAGCCCCAGCTATTAGAGGTCCCACCCCAAACTCAGTTTGATTACACAGTCACCAATCTAGTAGGTGGCCCAAAACCACATTCTCCTTTCGACTCTCAATACCAGAAGACCACACTGAAG gGGGGCGTGTTTGCTGGACAGCTGACCAAGGTGGGCATGCAGCAGATGTTTGCCCTGGGAGAGAGGCTGAGGAAGAAATACGTGGAGGACACCCCCTTTCTTTCGCCAACCTTCAACCCAGTGGAGGTCTT cattcgTTCCACTAACATATATCGGAACCTGGAGTCTACCCGGTGTTTGCTGGCTGGGCTTTTCCAACGTCAGAAAGAAG GGCCCATCGTCATCCACACCGACGAAGCAAGCTCTGAAGTCTTGTACCCCAACTACCAAAACTGCTGGAGCCTGCAGGAAAGAACCAG AGGCCGGAAGCAGGCTGCTGCCTTGCAGCCAGGAATCTCAGAAGATTTGGAGACAGTGAAAGAAGGGATGGGCATTGCCAGTGGTGATAGAGTGGACTTCCTCATCCTCTTTGACAATGTGGCTGCTGAGCAG GTGCACAGCCTCCCGAGCTGCCCCACGCTGAGGAGATTTGCACGGATGATTGAACGGAGAGCTGTGGACACAGCCTTGTACATCCTGCAAAGAGAAGACAG GGAAGGTCTTCAGATGGCAGTCGGCCCATTCCTCCACATCCTGGAGAGCAATCTCCTGAAAGCTGCAGACCCTGCCACTCCATCCGGCAAAACCAG AAAACTGTACCTGTATGCAGCTCATGACGTGACCCTCATGCCTCTCTTAATGGTTCTGGGGATTTTTGACCACAAATGGCCCCCGTTTGCTGTTGACCTGACCATGGAGCTCTACCAGCACCGGAAATCGAAGGAGTGGTTCGTGCAGCTCTATTACCATGGGGAG GAGCAGGTGCCAAAAGGTTGCCCTGACCGGCTTTGTCCCCTGGACAAGTTCTTGAACGCCATGTCAGTGTATTCCTTAAGCCCAGAAAAATACCACACACTCTGCTCTGAAGCACAGGTGACGGGGCTTGGAAGTGGAGAGTAA